In Deferribacter desulfuricans SSM1, the following are encoded in one genomic region:
- the rplK gene encoding 50S ribosomal protein L11: protein MAKKVLGQIKLQIPAGKANPSPPVGPALGQRGVNIMEFCKAFNAATQNLGDVTVPVIITVYEDRSFTFITKTPPVSELIRKELKVEKGASNPGKEKIGKLTKEQLRKIAVIKLPDLNTKDIEKAMKIVAGSARSMGVETEL from the coding sequence ATGGCAAAAAAAGTGTTAGGTCAAATTAAATTGCAGATTCCTGCTGGTAAAGCTAATCCATCACCACCAGTTGGTCCTGCATTAGGTCAGCGTGGTGTTAATATAATGGAATTTTGTAAAGCTTTTAATGCAGCTACACAAAATTTAGGTGATGTGACAGTACCTGTTATTATTACAGTATATGAAGATAGGAGTTTTACTTTTATTACTAAGACTCCTCCAGTTTCAGAGCTAATAAGAAAAGAGCTTAAGGTTGAAAAAGGTGCAAGTAACCCAGGCAAAGAGAAGATTGGAAAGTTGACTAAAGAACAGTTAAGAAAAATTGCTGTGATTAAACTTCCTGATTTAAATACAAAAGATATTGAAAAAGCTATGAAGATTGTTGCAGGTTCTGCAAGAAGTATGGGTGTTGAGACAGAATTATAA
- a CDS encoding DEAD/DEAH box helicase: MQSMKEFEKLGVSKSILEALKKKGFEEPTDIQKLVIPKILNSDKDIVAQAQTGTGKTAAFGIPLIEMIDRKKSGVKCLILTPTRELANQVAEEINSLKGRRKLKIVPVYGGQSMELQLKRLKEGADIVVGTPGRILDHLKRKSLDISKIDFFILDEADEMLNMGFIDDIKTIFRYTPENRRVLLFSATMPREILNLAKTFMKDYELIKVDAKQLTTSLTEQIYFEVREEDKFEALCRIRDMYPEFYGLIFCRTKVDVDTVANKLIDRGYNAEGLHGDLSQYQRERILHKFKTKRINMLVATDVAARGIDIDNLTHVINYSLPQNPESYVHRIGRTGRAGKKGIAITFVTPSEYRNLLYIMRISNTEIKKEKLPDVEEIIENKKKHIIDDLKAVVENKEHKDYLDFAKELLSVGNPEDIVAAMLRYRFADDLSSESYSDIEEVTVNRKGKSRLFVAKGRMDGMNETDIKKFIADKCKVDPKKIKDVRVFEKFSFITVPFEEAEYILSVFKKNKRGRKPLVEMAKAK; the protein is encoded by the coding sequence AGATATTGTTGCTCAGGCACAAACGGGTACAGGTAAAACAGCTGCATTTGGTATCCCATTGATTGAGATGATTGATAGGAAAAAGAGTGGTGTAAAATGCCTTATTTTAACACCTACAAGAGAGCTTGCTAATCAGGTGGCAGAAGAGATTAACTCTTTAAAGGGTAGAAGGAAGCTTAAGATAGTTCCGGTTTATGGTGGTCAATCCATGGAGTTGCAGTTAAAAAGGCTTAAAGAGGGTGCAGATATTGTTGTAGGGACGCCTGGCAGGATATTAGACCATCTAAAAAGGAAGAGTCTTGATATTTCAAAGATAGATTTTTTCATCCTTGATGAAGCAGATGAGATGCTTAATATGGGGTTTATTGATGATATAAAAACAATCTTTAGATATACACCAGAAAATAGAAGGGTTTTACTTTTTTCTGCAACCATGCCAAGAGAGATTTTAAATCTTGCTAAAACCTTTATGAAAGATTACGAGTTGATAAAAGTTGATGCAAAACAGCTTACCACTTCATTGACTGAGCAGATATATTTTGAAGTAAGAGAAGAGGATAAATTTGAGGCACTTTGTAGAATCAGAGATATGTATCCAGAATTTTACGGACTTATTTTTTGCAGGACGAAGGTGGATGTGGATACGGTTGCAAATAAGTTGATTGATAGAGGATACAACGCAGAAGGTTTACATGGTGATTTATCTCAGTATCAGAGAGAAAGAATTTTACACAAGTTTAAAACAAAGCGGATTAATATGCTTGTTGCTACAGATGTCGCTGCGAGAGGTATAGATATTGACAATCTAACACATGTGATTAACTACTCATTGCCACAAAATCCAGAAAGCTATGTTCACAGGATTGGTAGGACTGGTAGAGCGGGTAAAAAAGGGATAGCAATTACCTTTGTAACCCCTTCAGAATATAGAAATCTTTTGTATATTATGAGAATTTCCAATACTGAGATAAAAAAAGAGAAGCTGCCAGATGTTGAAGAGATTATAGAGAATAAAAAGAAGCATATCATTGATGATTTGAAAGCAGTTGTTGAGAATAAAGAACATAAAGATTATTTAGATTTTGCAAAAGAGTTGTTATCTGTTGGTAACCCTGAAGATATTGTAGCTGCGATGCTTAGATATCGATTTGCCGATGATTTAAGCAGTGAATCATATAGCGATATTGAAGAAGTTACAGTTAATAGAAAAGGGAAATCGAGATTGTTTGTTGCAAAAGGTAGAATGGATGGTATGAACGAAACAGATATCAAAAAGTTTATCGCTGATAAGTGCAAGGTTGATCCTAAAAAGATTAAAGATGTTAGAGTGTTTGAAAAATTCTCTTTTATTACTGTACCTTTTGAAGAAGCAGAGTATATATTGTCGGTGTTTAAGAAAAATAAAAGAGGTAGAAAACCACTTGTTGAGATGGCCAAAGCAAAATAG
- a CDS encoding flagellin — translation MLLFKFLTKVLLSAVDNINAGMRKILHGCDHEVVSMKINFVPAGNILNSINQSTNSINSSIERLSTGKRLNSAKDSPAEIGIAAKLKSAIDSHKRLMQNLQDAISLFQTADYSISGSSGLLDILNSIREKIIAAGNGTLTSSDINLIQNEVNDLVDEIDNSTTSIEFNTKKLLNGDYLATITTSSADVNAYALDRLNTTTLELTNITGATYNTYQIGPYDSSTLTSEGTFVIQGNDNAISINWSASDTLEDIANRINSYNDVAKAEVVTSGANTYLQITSLEKGVAGRISLSDLSGNFISSQGATETDAGNDASLTYNGTTYTSQTGEFTDVYNNLVIKVADNANVPNATISINDKTVSIPLDIEGGTQLNVYIKDLTPESLGLKDVNGDYAIDLSTSSGRTKALSLIDNIISRVTSEASRIGSMENTLNYQIDQITSYNLNLSSSYSNIMDTDIAEEMAKLTTQQLQLQTSTLMLTKRNELISSVINLLGINTNK, via the coding sequence ATGTTGCTTTTTAAATTTTTAACTAAAGTTTTATTATCTGCTGTCGATAATATAAATGCAGGGATGCGAAAAATTTTACATGGATGTGACCATGAGGTTGTGTCCATGAAAATAAATTTTGTCCCTGCAGGGAATATCTTAAATAGTATCAATCAATCAACAAATTCAATAAACAGTTCGATAGAAAGATTATCCACAGGGAAAAGATTAAACAGTGCCAAAGATTCACCAGCAGAAATAGGTATTGCTGCAAAGCTAAAATCAGCTATTGATTCTCATAAAAGACTAATGCAAAATTTACAGGATGCCATCTCCCTTTTTCAAACAGCTGATTATTCAATTAGCGGCTCATCTGGATTACTTGATATTTTAAACTCTATAAGGGAAAAAATTATAGCAGCTGGGAATGGAACACTTACAAGCTCTGATATTAATCTTATCCAAAATGAAGTAAACGACTTAGTTGATGAAATAGATAATAGCACAACATCCATTGAATTTAATACAAAAAAATTATTAAACGGCGATTATCTTGCCACAATTACCACAAGCTCAGCAGATGTAAATGCTTACGCACTCGACAGATTAAATACAACAACCTTGGAACTTACAAACATAACTGGAGCCACTTATAATACCTACCAAATAGGGCCATACGATTCTTCAACATTAACTTCTGAAGGGACTTTTGTTATTCAAGGAAATGATAATGCTATTTCAATTAACTGGAGTGCTTCTGACACTTTAGAAGATATTGCAAACAGGATTAACAGCTATAATGATGTGGCAAAAGCAGAAGTTGTCACATCAGGTGCAAATACTTATTTACAAATAACATCATTGGAAAAAGGGGTTGCTGGAAGAATAAGCCTAAGTGATTTGTCAGGAAATTTTATATCGTCTCAAGGAGCAACAGAAACAGATGCAGGTAACGATGCCTCATTAACTTATAATGGGACAACATACACATCTCAAACAGGTGAATTTACAGATGTCTATAATAATTTGGTGATAAAAGTAGCCGACAATGCAAATGTACCAAATGCAACCATATCAATTAATGATAAAACTGTCAGTATCCCTCTAGATATAGAAGGTGGAACACAATTAAATGTTTATATCAAAGATTTAACTCCTGAATCACTTGGATTAAAAGATGTAAATGGTGATTATGCCATAGATTTATCAACTTCAAGTGGAAGGACTAAGGCTCTGTCACTGATTGATAATATTATTTCACGAGTGACCAGTGAAGCATCAAGAATAGGTAGTATGGAAAATACACTGAATTACCAGATTGACCAGATAACAAGCTACAATTTAAATCTATCAAGCTCCTACTCAAATATTATGGATACTGATATAGCTGAAGAAATGGCAAAACTAACCACCCAACAGCTTCAACTGCAAACATCTACTTTAATGCTTACCAAAAGAAATGAACTGATATCATCTGTGATAAACCTGCTAGGGATAAATACTAATAAATAG
- the murI gene encoding glutamate racemase: MAIGVFDSGIGGLTVFRTIAKEFPKLDIYYFGDTARVPYGIRSKDTIIKYTTECIDYLVKHYNLEAIVIACNSASSYAIDSLKIKFNLPVLGVIDPGVRAALTTTKTNNILVIGTKATVNSNAYPNKINQISPLTKIYQQACPLFVPIVEEGLFNHKVAETMVKEYLSPYIDKIDTVILGCTHYPLLKETISKLYPDLNLVDSSIAILDDLRNLQITFNESGKRLIHITDKTQSFETLKNILAGNTPFKIVSM; encoded by the coding sequence GTGGCTATAGGTGTTTTTGATTCAGGTATTGGTGGACTAACAGTTTTTAGGACAATTGCAAAAGAATTCCCAAAACTTGATATATATTATTTTGGTGATACGGCAAGAGTTCCCTATGGGATAAGGTCAAAGGACACAATTATTAAATACACAACTGAATGTATTGATTATTTAGTAAAACATTATAACCTTGAAGCAATTGTAATAGCTTGCAACAGTGCATCAAGCTATGCTATTGATTCACTAAAAATTAAATTTAATTTACCTGTATTAGGTGTTATTGACCCAGGTGTTAGAGCAGCTTTAACTACAACTAAGACAAACAATATCCTTGTTATTGGTACAAAAGCAACTGTAAATAGCAATGCGTATCCAAATAAAATCAACCAGATTTCACCATTAACAAAAATCTATCAGCAGGCATGCCCACTTTTTGTCCCAATTGTGGAAGAAGGGTTGTTTAATCACAAGGTAGCAGAAACAATGGTCAAAGAATATCTATCACCTTATATAGATAAAATTGACACAGTTATATTAGGCTGTACTCACTACCCACTTTTAAAAGAAACAATATCAAAGCTTTATCCTGATTTAAACTTAGTTGATTCATCCATTGCCATTTTAGACGACTTAAGAAATTTACAAATAACATTCAATGAATCTGGAAAAAGATTAATTCACATCACCGACAAAACCCAATCCTTTGAAACCTTAAAGAATATACTTGCAGGGAATACCCCATTTAAAATCGTTTCTATGTAA
- the nusG gene encoding transcription termination/antitermination protein NusG produces the protein MAKQWYVVHTYSGFEKRVKQLLEEKVKNLGIEDEIDEVLIPTEDVVELKKGKKKISKKRTFPGYILVHMEMNTKNWHIVKSIPKVTGFVGGINPVPIPEQDVKAMLELVKEQAPRLASKFIKGDKVEVIDGPFQGFTGEIEEVNPDKEKVKVIVSIFGRQTPIELDFLQVKRIG, from the coding sequence ATGGCTAAACAATGGTATGTAGTTCACACCTATTCTGGTTTTGAAAAAAGAGTAAAACAGTTATTAGAAGAGAAGGTGAAAAATCTTGGTATTGAAGATGAGATTGATGAAGTTTTGATCCCTACTGAAGATGTTGTTGAGTTGAAGAAAGGGAAAAAGAAGATAAGTAAAAAGCGTACATTCCCTGGCTATATATTAGTTCATATGGAAATGAATACTAAAAATTGGCATATTGTCAAAAGTATACCAAAAGTCACAGGCTTTGTTGGTGGTATAAATCCGGTGCCAATACCAGAGCAGGATGTTAAGGCTATGTTAGAGCTTGTTAAAGAACAAGCACCAAGGTTAGCATCAAAATTCATAAAAGGGGATAAGGTAGAAGTTATAGATGGTCCATTCCAAGGATTTACTGGTGAAATAGAAGAGGTAAATCCAGATAAAGAGAAAGTTAAAGTTATTGTTAGTATTTTTGGAAGACAGACCCCAATTGAGTTAGACTTTTTACAAGTTAAAAGAATCGGTTAA
- a CDS encoding porin — MKKLLVTALFLVFAVTAFATDFSFYGSLRFSTFYTSTNSDYNDYNYGVDESDLDIYNWGNTAISRLGVKADIGNGLKARIEMGLKGSNKGNTVYTRLYYVDYNMGALTLRLGQDYTPVGTGVDQVFDSDNDMAGFGALYEGRIPQIKLMAGGFQLALISPKKTGNGTQFDSVLPKIEAAYKFKVDPVSLGLEAGYTTYKYDDDFGASDETFTAYVLAAEADFNVNVVDVYLSGFYGTNLADYGFSNLANSTYLVASDDDTTTWGAIVGLTFKVADNIKATVGYGYTKMDNDAWAENDEQQAYFANLKYAINKNFFIQPEVGVYDYMKDNNDVDEGKMVYFGAKWQVNF; from the coding sequence ATGAAGAAGTTGTTAGTAACAGCATTATTTTTAGTTTTTGCAGTAACTGCTTTTGCAACAGATTTTAGTTTTTATGGAAGTTTAAGATTTAGTACATTTTATACTTCCACGAATAGTGATTATAATGATTATAATTATGGTGTTGATGAAAGCGATCTTGATATCTATAATTGGGGTAATACCGCTATTTCAAGGTTAGGTGTTAAAGCTGATATTGGTAATGGGTTAAAAGCAAGAATAGAAATGGGTTTGAAAGGTAGTAATAAAGGTAACACTGTTTATACTAGATTGTACTATGTAGATTATAATATGGGTGCATTAACTTTGAGACTTGGTCAAGATTATACACCAGTTGGTACAGGTGTTGACCAAGTGTTTGATAGTGATAATGATATGGCTGGCTTTGGTGCATTGTATGAGGGAAGAATTCCTCAAATTAAATTAATGGCTGGTGGTTTCCAGTTAGCATTAATTTCTCCTAAAAAAACAGGTAATGGTACACAGTTTGATAGTGTCTTACCAAAGATTGAAGCAGCTTATAAATTCAAAGTTGATCCTGTAAGCTTAGGGTTAGAAGCTGGTTATACTACTTACAAGTATGACGACGATTTTGGAGCATCTGATGAAACATTCACAGCATATGTATTAGCTGCTGAAGCTGATTTTAACGTAAATGTTGTAGATGTATATTTGTCAGGATTTTATGGAACAAACCTTGCTGATTATGGTTTCTCAAATCTTGCTAACTCAACTTATCTTGTAGCTAGTGATGATGATACTACAACATGGGGTGCAATAGTTGGTTTGACATTTAAAGTTGCTGATAATATAAAAGCTACAGTTGGATATGGTTATACAAAAATGGATAATGATGCATGGGCTGAAAATGATGAACAGCAAGCTTACTTTGCAAACCTTAAGTATGCTATTAATAAAAATTTCTTTATCCAACCTGAAGTTGGTGTATATGACTATATGAAAGATAATAATGATGTAGATGAAGGTAAAATGGTATACTTTGGTGCTAAATGGCAGGTTAATTTCTAA
- a CDS encoding universal stress protein, whose protein sequence is MIEIKKILCPVDFSETSNYALTYAIDFAKVFNAELELFHVIFDESQIVAFYLPQVTFQNFDKELEEAAKKEMDKLVEDFEELKNVNYSVKFAKGTPFLEIINEAKENSFDMIVIGTHGRTGLEHALFGSTAEKVVRKAPCPVFTVRLKGHKFKMP, encoded by the coding sequence ATGATAGAAATTAAAAAAATATTATGCCCAGTTGATTTTAGTGAAACATCTAATTATGCACTAACCTATGCTATTGACTTTGCAAAAGTTTTTAATGCTGAGCTTGAGCTATTCCATGTAATTTTTGATGAATCGCAAATTGTTGCATTTTATCTCCCCCAAGTGACTTTTCAAAATTTTGATAAAGAGCTTGAAGAAGCAGCCAAAAAGGAAATGGATAAATTGGTAGAGGATTTTGAAGAGCTGAAGAATGTAAATTATAGTGTGAAGTTTGCTAAGGGGACTCCGTTTTTAGAAATTATTAATGAGGCAAAAGAAAATAGCTTTGACATGATAGTTATAGGGACTCATGGCAGGACTGGTTTGGAACATGCTCTGTTTGGATCTACAGCAGAAAAAGTGGTTAGGAAAGCTCCATGTCCAGTGTTTACGGTGAGGTTAAAAGGGCATAAATTTAAAATGCCATAA
- the rpmG gene encoding 50S ribosomal protein L33, whose amino-acid sequence MREIIRLACTECKNRNYTTTKNKKTMQGKLELKKYCKHCNKHTLHRESK is encoded by the coding sequence ATGAGAGAAATTATCAGATTAGCTTGCACTGAGTGTAAGAATAGAAATTATACCACAACTAAAAATAAAAAAACTATGCAAGGGAAGCTAGAGCTTAAGAAATATTGTAAACACTGCAATAAGCATACTCTTCATAGAGAAAGTAAATAA
- the mazG gene encoding nucleoside triphosphate pyrophosphohydrolase, translating to MEKNFRNLVNIVKKLRAPDGCPWDREQNLYSLKDYVIEETFELIDALDRQDIENIKEELGDLLLHVLFHSLIAEEENLFTLNDVIKTISDKLIRRHPHVFGDIKVNSSEEVMINWEKIKKEEKNTKLKSILDDIPSKLPSILRSYKLQERAKKVGFDWQNSDECMQKVDEEYNELKEAIKTGDLKEIEHELGDLIFALINLSRFLNINADEALRKANNRFIERFKFIEKKLAERGLKPEDVSLKELDELWDIAKDNNL from the coding sequence ATGGAAAAGAATTTTAGAAATTTAGTAAATATTGTTAAAAAATTGAGGGCACCAGATGGATGCCCTTGGGATAGAGAGCAAAACTTATACTCTTTAAAAGATTATGTTATTGAAGAAACCTTTGAATTGATAGATGCATTAGACAGGCAAGACATAGAAAATATTAAAGAAGAACTTGGAGACTTATTATTACATGTGTTATTTCATTCCTTAATAGCTGAAGAAGAAAATCTTTTCACACTCAATGATGTTATAAAAACCATTTCTGACAAACTTATAAGAAGGCATCCACACGTATTTGGAGATATCAAAGTTAACAGCTCAGAAGAGGTAATGATTAATTGGGAAAAAATAAAAAAAGAAGAAAAAAATACAAAATTAAAATCAATATTAGATGATATCCCTTCAAAACTCCCTTCTATTTTAAGAAGTTATAAATTGCAAGAAAGAGCAAAGAAGGTTGGATTTGATTGGCAGAATTCAGATGAATGTATGCAAAAAGTTGACGAAGAATATAATGAGTTAAAAGAAGCAATTAAAACTGGGGATTTAAAAGAGATAGAGCATGAACTAGGAGACTTAATCTTTGCTTTGATAAATTTATCAAGATTTTTAAATATAAATGCCGATGAAGCACTTAGAAAAGCTAATAACAGATTTATAGAACGGTTTAAGTTTATAGAAAAAAAACTTGCCGAAAGAGGCTTAAAACCTGAGGATGTTTCTTTAAAAGAGTTAGATGAACTCTGGGATATAGCCAAAGATAATAATTTATAA
- the secE gene encoding preprotein translocase subunit SecE encodes MEKFKKFIQEVKEELKKVVWPTKQETIQTTIVVIVMTLIVSAFLGVVDVALSKVIKLIVG; translated from the coding sequence GTGGAAAAATTTAAGAAGTTTATTCAAGAAGTTAAGGAAGAGCTAAAAAAAGTAGTATGGCCTACTAAACAAGAAACTATTCAGACTACGATTGTTGTTATTGTTATGACGTTGATAGTATCTGCATTTCTTGGTGTAGTAGATGTGGCTTTATCCAAAGTTATAAAGTTGATAGTAGGGTAA
- a CDS encoding gamma-glutamylcyclotransferase family protein: MGKENYHKVFVYGTLMKGYDGFNKFMSNAEFVANGDIQGSLYLSNSGYPVAILDNSENKISGEIYKISEKTLNEIRRYEGTETALTYFTEKIIKVKTENGYLYAHAFVAHKFFIPIIKLMCKNISSVGWEEYNKSRPFFIKYKRKIIFTVLLLINLFMILEFIINKH, encoded by the coding sequence ATGGGTAAAGAAAATTATCACAAAGTTTTTGTTTATGGTACGTTGATGAAGGGGTATGATGGGTTTAATAAGTTTATGAGTAATGCAGAATTTGTTGCAAATGGGGATATACAGGGTAGTTTATATTTATCTAATTCTGGTTACCCTGTAGCTATTTTAGATAATAGTGAGAATAAAATTAGTGGTGAAATATATAAAATTAGTGAAAAAACATTAAATGAAATCAGGAGATATGAAGGGACAGAGACAGCTTTAACATATTTTACTGAAAAAATAATAAAAGTTAAAACTGAAAATGGGTATTTATATGCACATGCTTTTGTAGCACATAAATTTTTTATTCCAATAATAAAGCTTATGTGTAAAAATATTAGCAGTGTGGGTTGGGAGGAATATAATAAATCAAGACCATTTTTTATCAAATATAAAAGAAAGATTATTTTTACGGTTTTGTTGCTGATAAACCTTTTTATGATTTTAGAATTTATAATCAATAAACACTAA
- the tuf gene encoding elongation factor Tu — MAKAKFERKKPHVNVGTIGHVDHGKTTLTAAITRVLATKGFAEFTDYDNIDKAPEERERGITIATAHVEYESETRHYAHVDCPGHADYVKNMITGAAQMDGAILVVSAADGPMPQTREHILLARQVGVPYIVVFMNKVDMVDDEELLELVELEVRDLLSTYEFPGDEVPVIKGSALKALENPEDEKWTKPIWDLIAAMDEYIPLPERDIDKPFLMPIEDVFSISGRGTVVTGRVERGKVKVGDEVEIVGLRETQKTVVTGVEMFRKILDEGVAGDNIGVLLRGIKKDEVERGQVLAEPGSITPHRKFKCEAYILTKEEGGRHTPFFSGYRPQFYFRTTDVTGVITLPEGVEMVMPGDNISCEVELIQPIAMEQGLRFAIREGGRTVGAGVVTEIIE; from the coding sequence ATGGCAAAGGCGAAGTTCGAGAGGAAGAAACCTCACGTAAACGTAGGTACAATAGGTCACGTAGACCATGGTAAGACAACCTTGACAGCAGCAATAACAAGGGTGTTGGCAACAAAAGGATTTGCAGAGTTTACAGATTACGATAATATCGACAAGGCTCCTGAAGAGAGGGAGAGAGGAATTACTATAGCAACAGCTCACGTAGAGTATGAGAGTGAGACAAGGCACTATGCACACGTAGACTGTCCAGGTCACGCAGACTATGTAAAGAACATGATTACAGGTGCTGCACAGATGGATGGAGCTATCTTGGTGGTTAGTGCAGCAGATGGTCCAATGCCACAGACAAGAGAGCACATACTTTTGGCAAGACAGGTAGGTGTACCATATATTGTAGTATTTATGAACAAAGTAGATATGGTAGATGATGAAGAATTACTTGAGTTGGTAGAGCTTGAGGTAAGAGATCTTCTTAGTACATATGAATTTCCAGGAGATGAAGTACCAGTAATTAAGGGTAGTGCATTGAAGGCATTGGAGAATCCAGAGGATGAGAAATGGACAAAGCCGATATGGGATTTAATAGCAGCAATGGATGAATATATACCATTGCCAGAGAGAGATATAGATAAGCCATTCTTAATGCCAATAGAGGACGTATTTAGTATATCAGGTAGAGGAACAGTAGTAACAGGTAGAGTTGAGAGAGGGAAGGTAAAAGTAGGTGATGAAGTAGAGATAGTTGGTTTGAGAGAGACTCAAAAGACAGTAGTTACTGGTGTAGAGATGTTCCGTAAGATATTGGATGAGGGTGTAGCAGGAGATAATATAGGGGTATTATTGAGAGGTATTAAGAAGGACGAAGTTGAGCGTGGACAGGTATTGGCAGAGCCAGGTAGTATAACACCACACAGGAAGTTTAAGTGTGAGGCATATATATTGACTAAGGAAGAAGGTGGAAGACATACTCCATTTTTCAGTGGATATAGGCCACAGTTTTACTTTAGGACAACAGACGTTACCGGAGTGATTACATTACCAGAGGGAGTAGAGATGGTAATGCCAGGTGACAACATCAGCTGTGAAGTGGAATTGATCCAGCCGATAGCGATGGAGCAAGGGTTGAGATTTGCGATTAGAGAAGGTGGTAGGACAGTAGGTGCTGGTGTTGTAACGGAAATTATTGAATAG